From Chloracidobacterium sp. N, the proteins below share one genomic window:
- the sufU gene encoding Fe-S cluster assembly sulfur transfer protein SufU, producing the protein MSNKSLYGEQIIYLSKHPKNFRAIENAQYKCEGANPLCGDRVTVYVNVGPDDTLEDVAFQGAGCAICMASASMMTTSVKGRKRAEAEQLFEEFHRLVKGELDPAREAHHLGKLTMFENVSHYPVRVKCASLPWHALHNALESQPAASTE; encoded by the coding sequence ATGAGCAACAAAAGTCTTTACGGCGAACAAATCATCTATCTGAGCAAGCACCCGAAGAACTTTCGGGCCATCGAGAACGCACAGTACAAGTGTGAAGGGGCCAATCCGCTGTGCGGCGACCGGGTGACGGTCTATGTCAACGTCGGGCCCGATGACACGCTGGAGGATGTGGCTTTCCAGGGAGCCGGTTGTGCCATCTGCATGGCCTCCGCCTCGATGATGACCACCAGCGTCAAAGGCAGGAAGCGGGCCGAGGCCGAACAGCTCTTCGAGGAGTTTCACCGCCTCGTCAAGGGTGAGCTTGACCCGGCACGTGAAGCCCACCATCTCGGCAAGCTCACCATGTTTGAAAACGTCAGCCACTATCCGGTGCGTGTCAAATGCGCCAGTCTGCCCTGGCATGCGCTGCACAATGCGCTGGAAAGCCAGCCGGCAGCCTCAACCGAATGA
- the sufB gene encoding Fe-S cluster assembly protein SufB, which produces MSALAATLATQEYKYGFTTDIESDVAPRGLSEDTIRLISAKKEEPSFMLEFRLKAYRQWLKMTEPAWQNVTYPPIDYQDIIYYSAPKPKKQLNSLDEVDPELLATFEKLGIPLHEQKMLANVAVDAIFDSVSVATTYKEKLREHGVIFCSFSEAVKEHPELVQRYLGTVVPITDNYFAALNSAVFSDGSFVFVPKGVQCPMELSSYFRINNSESGQFERTLIICEEGASVSYLEGCTAPKFDKNQLHAAVVELVALDDADIKYSTVQNWYAGDEEGRGGIYNFVTKRGKCLGRNSKISWTQVETGSAITWKYPSCVLIGDNSVGEFYSVALTNHRQQADTGTKMIHIGKNTRSRIVSKGISAGRSNNSYRGLVKILPGAENARNYTQCDSMLIGHDCGANTFPYIEVQNHTARVEHEATTSKISEEQIFYFMQRGIPQEDAISMIISGFCKEVIRELPMEFAVEAQRLLGLKLENSVG; this is translated from the coding sequence ATGAGCGCGCTTGCTGCCACCCTGGCCACACAGGAATACAAATACGGGTTTACGACCGACATCGAATCCGATGTCGCCCCGCGTGGCCTCAGTGAAGACACCATCCGGCTGATTTCAGCCAAGAAGGAAGAGCCGTCCTTTATGCTGGAGTTCCGGCTTAAAGCCTACCGGCAGTGGCTGAAGATGACGGAGCCGGCCTGGCAGAACGTGACGTATCCGCCCATTGATTACCAGGACATCATCTACTACTCAGCGCCGAAGCCAAAGAAGCAGCTCAACAGCCTCGACGAAGTGGACCCGGAGCTGCTCGCCACCTTTGAAAAGCTTGGCATTCCACTGCACGAGCAGAAGATGCTGGCCAATGTGGCGGTGGATGCCATCTTCGACAGCGTTTCAGTGGCCACGACCTACAAGGAAAAGCTCCGTGAGCATGGCGTCATCTTCTGTTCCTTTTCGGAAGCCGTGAAGGAACACCCGGAACTCGTCCAGCGGTATCTCGGCACGGTCGTGCCCATCACGGACAACTACTTCGCAGCGCTCAACTCGGCGGTGTTCAGCGACGGGTCCTTCGTCTTCGTGCCCAAGGGCGTCCAGTGCCCGATGGAGCTGTCGAGCTACTTCCGCATCAACAACTCGGAATCGGGACAGTTCGAGCGGACGCTCATCATCTGCGAGGAAGGCGCGTCGGTTTCCTACCTAGAAGGCTGCACGGCGCCGAAGTTTGACAAAAACCAGTTGCATGCGGCCGTGGTCGAACTCGTCGCGCTGGATGACGCCGACATCAAGTATTCCACCGTCCAGAACTGGTATGCCGGGGACGAAGAAGGACGCGGCGGCATTTACAACTTCGTCACGAAGCGCGGCAAGTGTCTGGGGCGCAACTCGAAAATTTCCTGGACGCAGGTCGAAACCGGCTCGGCCATCACCTGGAAGTATCCGAGCTGTGTGCTCATCGGCGACAACTCGGTGGGCGAGTTTTACTCCGTGGCACTGACCAACCACCGCCAGCAGGCCGATACCGGAACGAAAATGATCCACATCGGCAAAAACACGCGGTCACGCATTGTGTCGAAGGGCATCTCTGCCGGGCGGTCGAACAACAGCTACCGGGGGCTGGTCAAAATCCTGCCCGGCGCGGAAAACGCCCGCAACTACACCCAGTGCGACTCGATGCTCATCGGTCACGACTGTGGCGCGAACACTTTTCCCTACATCGAAGTGCAGAACCACACCGCCCGGGTCGAGCACGAAGCCACGACTTCCAAAATCAGCGAAGAGCAAATCTTCTACTTCATGCAGCGCGGCATCCCGCAGGAAGACGCCATTTCGATGATCATCAGCGGCTTCTGCAAGGAAGTCATCCGGGAGCTGCCCATGGAGTTTGCCGTCGAAGCCCAGCGGCTGCTCGGCCTCAAGCTCGAAAACTCCGTTGGTTAG
- a CDS encoding cysteine desulfurase yields the protein MTAQAVLATPPALDVAALRADFPTLRRTINGHPLVYLDNAATSQKPQVVIDRMNRFYTEEYSTVRRSIHLLSAKATQAYEQTRHLVAQLINAPEARQIIFTKGTTEGINLVAHGYGRKFVGAGDEIIISATEHHANIVPWQMLCEEKGAHLRVIPVDDRGELILEAYEKLLTDRTRLVAVGHISNALGTIHPVEEIIRLAHAQGVPVLVDGAQAAPHMPVDVQALDCDFYVFSGHKTYGPTGVGILYGKAAWLERMNPFLGGGDMIETVTFEKTTYAPIPHKFEAGTPAIAEVIGLGTAIEYMRRIGLEAIAAYEHQLLEQATERLTAIPGVRIIGTASRKAAIISFVIDGIHPHDIGTLLDQEGVAIRAGHHCAQPLMARYGVPATARASFAFYNLPSEIEALGAAIEKTIAVFAL from the coding sequence ATGACGGCTCAAGCAGTTCTGGCAACGCCACCCGCGCTCGATGTCGCCGCTTTGCGGGCAGACTTTCCAACGCTCCGGCGCACCATCAACGGCCACCCACTTGTGTATCTCGACAATGCCGCCACCAGCCAGAAACCGCAGGTGGTCATTGACCGCATGAACCGGTTCTACACGGAAGAATACTCGACCGTGCGGCGCAGCATTCACCTGTTGTCAGCCAAGGCGACTCAGGCTTACGAGCAGACGCGCCACCTGGTGGCGCAACTCATCAACGCTCCCGAAGCACGCCAGATCATCTTCACGAAAGGTACGACCGAAGGCATCAACCTTGTGGCGCACGGCTACGGGCGGAAGTTCGTCGGCGCCGGGGACGAAATCATCATTTCGGCCACCGAGCACCACGCCAATATCGTCCCGTGGCAGATGCTGTGTGAGGAAAAAGGCGCACACCTGCGGGTTATCCCCGTGGATGATCGGGGCGAACTGATTCTGGAAGCCTACGAAAAACTGCTGACTGACCGCACCAGGCTCGTGGCCGTCGGCCACATCTCCAACGCGCTGGGCACGATTCATCCCGTGGAGGAAATCATCCGGCTGGCTCATGCCCAAGGTGTTCCCGTCCTCGTGGACGGCGCGCAGGCCGCGCCCCACATGCCGGTGGATGTCCAGGCGCTCGACTGTGATTTCTATGTCTTTTCCGGCCACAAAACCTACGGCCCAACCGGTGTCGGCATTCTGTATGGCAAGGCGGCGTGGCTCGAACGGATGAATCCGTTTCTCGGCGGCGGCGATATGATCGAAACCGTCACCTTTGAAAAGACGACCTACGCGCCGATTCCCCACAAGTTCGAGGCCGGCACACCGGCCATTGCCGAGGTCATCGGACTGGGGACGGCTATCGAGTACATGCGCCGGATCGGGCTGGAAGCCATTGCAGCCTACGAGCACCAACTGCTCGAACAGGCCACGGAGCGGCTGACGGCCATCCCCGGCGTCCGCATCATCGGAACGGCGTCCCGCAAAGCGGCCATCATTTCCTTCGTCATTGACGGCATCCATCCCCACGACATCGGCACGTTGCTTGACCAGGAAGGCGTTGCCATCCGTGCCGGACATCACTGTGCGCAGCCCCTCATGGCGCGGTATGGCGTCCCGGCAACGGCGCGGGCTTCCTTTGCGTTCTATAACCTGCCGTCGGAAATCGAAGCCCTTGGCGCGGCCATCGAGAAGACCATTGCCGTCTTTGCCCTTTAG
- a CDS encoding helix-turn-helix domain-containing protein → MKPRSKVTDTERVAASEALELKRRVGSNLELLRRQRGLSLERLAAQSGVSRAMLGQIEAGESAPTIAVLWKIARGLGVRFADLLGDEPEQAVVVLPRSAAKVLRSQDGRFESRALFPFDRERRAEFYELRLRAGCVEMAEPHAEGTYENLVVQQGCLALTIGDRETIHLLPGDAVYFRADVPHVYANPGAEETLAYLVMTYASPRL, encoded by the coding sequence GTGAAACCAAGGTCAAAAGTAACGGACACTGAAAGGGTTGCGGCCTCCGAGGCGCTGGAGCTGAAACGGCGGGTGGGGAGCAATCTCGAACTGCTTCGCCGGCAACGTGGGTTGAGCCTGGAACGGCTGGCGGCGCAGTCCGGGGTGAGCCGGGCCATGCTGGGGCAGATCGAGGCAGGCGAGAGCGCGCCGACGATTGCCGTCCTGTGGAAGATTGCGCGTGGGTTGGGCGTGCGCTTTGCCGATCTGCTGGGCGATGAGCCGGAGCAGGCGGTGGTGGTGTTGCCGCGCTCGGCCGCCAAGGTGCTGCGTTCCCAGGATGGACGCTTTGAGAGCCGTGCCCTCTTTCCCTTTGACCGCGAGCGGCGGGCCGAGTTCTATGAACTGCGGCTGCGCGCGGGATGCGTCGAAATGGCCGAGCCGCATGCCGAAGGCACGTACGAAAACCTGGTTGTGCAGCAGGGCTGCCTGGCGCTGACAATTGGCGACCGCGAGACGATCCATCTCCTGCCCGGCGATGCCGTCTATTTTCGGGCCGATGTACCGCACGTTTATGCCAATCCGGGCGCTGAAGAAACACTGGCCTATCTGGTGATGACCTATGCCAGCCCGCGCTTGTAA
- a CDS encoding DUF190 domain-containing protein — MAARKLEGTAQALQIFIGDDDLWETEPLHRVLVHRLRLAGVAGVTVTRGIAGFGLSGQIRAADRLGGATDLPLVVTVIDMPERIASLLPIIDELVTDGLVIRFDVEILRHQDAN, encoded by the coding sequence ATGGCAGCACGCAAGCTCGAAGGCACGGCCCAGGCCCTGCAAATCTTCATTGGTGATGACGACCTGTGGGAAACCGAACCGCTCCATCGGGTGCTTGTTCACCGTCTGCGCCTGGCCGGCGTGGCTGGAGTGACGGTGACACGTGGCATTGCCGGTTTCGGGCTGAGTGGGCAAATCCGGGCGGCCGACCGGCTCGGCGGTGCAACGGACCTTCCGCTGGTGGTGACGGTGATTGATATGCCGGAGCGGATTGCCAGCCTGCTGCCCATCATAGACGAGTTGGTCACGGACGGTCTGGTTATCCGGTTCGATGTTGAAATCCTTCGCCACCAGGACGCCAACTAA
- a CDS encoding ATP-binding protein — translation MRTLFIKIFLWFWLAMAGLTVLVTAVGSLTASDVVWPGRRTLTAATTLYAETAALLYEQQGPEAVADYFRRVMETSKLQAALLDEQGQLLVGTMPPAWPMSPDGRRREEFAIVESRTFLLRTVEGASGRRYLLATVFDRNLLPMPPVWTRARIIRLSVFVLGSGIVCYGLAWYLTRPIGRLRQAAQRLAAGDLTARTGARLGRLTDEIGGLARDFDAMAERIEALVTSQRRLLGDISHELRSPLARLRLALELAQRKAGPEAQLHLARIERESERLDELVGQLLALSRLESTASLDATQWLDVATLTQQVATDVDFEAQAADRTVQCRILTDDAHRPILGDAELLRRALENIMRNAVRHTPPSSCVEVEVRAVSDRLHITVRDYGKGVPPEALEDIFKPFYRVETARDRASGGVGLGLAIAARAAALHGGQIRAENLPDGFQVTLVLPAISAGVTPALPGASG, via the coding sequence ATGCGCACCCTGTTCATCAAGATTTTCCTGTGGTTCTGGCTGGCGATGGCCGGGTTGACGGTTCTGGTCACGGCGGTCGGCTCCCTGACGGCTTCCGACGTTGTCTGGCCCGGCCGCCGGACCCTGACCGCCGCGACGACCCTCTATGCCGAAACGGCTGCGCTGCTCTATGAACAACAGGGGCCGGAAGCCGTTGCCGATTACTTCCGGCGGGTGATGGAAACGTCCAAGTTGCAAGCCGCACTGCTCGATGAGCAGGGACAACTGCTTGTAGGTACGATGCCGCCCGCCTGGCCGATGAGCCCCGATGGCCGCCGCCGTGAGGAATTCGCCATCGTGGAAAGCCGAACCTTCCTGCTGCGGACGGTGGAAGGCGCCAGCGGCCGGCGCTACCTGCTGGCGACCGTGTTTGACCGGAATCTGCTGCCGATGCCGCCTGTCTGGACGCGGGCGCGTATCATCCGCCTGTCTGTTTTTGTGCTGGGCAGTGGCATCGTCTGCTATGGGCTGGCCTGGTATCTGACCCGTCCCATCGGCCGCCTGCGCCAGGCGGCCCAACGGCTGGCGGCCGGCGATCTGACGGCCCGTACCGGAGCGCGGCTGGGGCGTCTGACCGATGAAATCGGCGGTCTGGCGCGCGACTTCGACGCGATGGCCGAACGCATCGAAGCTCTGGTAACGTCCCAGCGCCGGCTTTTGGGGGATATTTCACACGAACTGCGCTCGCCACTGGCACGCCTGCGGCTGGCACTTGAACTCGCCCAACGCAAGGCTGGCCCCGAAGCCCAGTTGCACCTGGCACGCATCGAGCGGGAGTCCGAGCGGCTGGATGAACTCGTCGGGCAACTGCTGGCGCTGTCGCGGCTGGAAAGCACGGCGTCCCTGGATGCGACCCAGTGGCTGGATGTGGCGACGCTGACCCAGCAGGTGGCCACGGACGTGGATTTTGAAGCCCAGGCCGCTGACCGGACCGTGCAGTGCCGCATCCTGACTGATGATGCCCACCGGCCCATTCTCGGCGATGCCGAACTGCTGCGCCGTGCCCTGGAAAACATCATGCGCAACGCCGTACGCCACACGCCACCGTCATCGTGTGTCGAAGTCGAGGTCAGGGCTGTTTCCGACCGGCTTCACATCACGGTTCGGGATTACGGCAAAGGCGTCCCACCGGAGGCGCTGGAGGACATTTTCAAGCCTTTCTACCGGGTTGAAACCGCCCGTGACCGGGCCAGCGGAGGTGTTGGTCTGGGGCTGGCCATTGCCGCGCGCGCGGCGGCGCTGCACGGCGGGCAAATCCGGGCTGAGAATCTCCCGGATGGCTTTCAGGTCACGCTGGTGCTTCCGGCGATCTCCGCCGGCGTGACGCCGGCGCTCCCGGGCGCCTCCGGTTAG
- the sufD gene encoding Fe-S cluster assembly protein SufD, whose amino-acid sequence MTMKAETAKTPNPFAEAFAALAPVRAASSYGRVQEDAFATFERLGLPTVRDEAWRYTNLAPLTKRPFRPATADGLMAANLQSGIAFFDESATTRMVFVNGAFQAALSNLSGLPAGVEIRRLDGPASLPEAEASPFRALNTAFLREGVTIRVARGKALAAPIGLFFVTAPTDDDRMTHPRVIIELDEAAIATVVEIHTVLCDEEGRFGAHPYLTNTVTDVRLGQGANLTHIKVQTEGTAAYHIADLRVDIGRGAVFTGHAHTLGGQLSRQDIHARFLDEGGECRLYGLQALRGQQLADTHVTVDHAVPNSTSEILYKGIFDEQAHGVFDGRVIVGHGAQQTNAVTTNKNLLLSEKARVDTKPQLEIFADDVKCGHGATVGQLDEDEIFYLRSRGLTLADARRLLTFGFAREVSEKLPVPSLKVRLDGALAKRVESSQSASGDCVL is encoded by the coding sequence ATGACGATGAAAGCCGAAACGGCCAAAACACCCAATCCCTTTGCCGAAGCCTTTGCTGCGCTGGCACCAGTACGCGCCGCCTCGTCCTACGGACGGGTGCAGGAAGACGCCTTTGCCACGTTCGAGCGCCTCGGTCTGCCGACGGTCAGGGACGAAGCCTGGCGCTACACGAACCTTGCCCCACTGACCAAACGCCCCTTTCGCCCTGCCACGGCGGACGGACTGATGGCCGCCAACCTGCAATCCGGGATCGCCTTCTTCGATGAGTCGGCAACGACACGGATGGTCTTCGTCAACGGCGCTTTCCAGGCGGCGCTCTCCAACCTCAGCGGACTGCCGGCAGGTGTCGAAATCCGGCGTCTCGATGGCCCGGCTTCCCTGCCGGAAGCCGAAGCTTCCCCCTTCCGGGCGCTCAACACGGCGTTTCTACGCGAGGGTGTCACCATTCGGGTCGCGCGCGGCAAAGCCTTGGCCGCGCCAATTGGCCTGTTCTTTGTCACCGCGCCGACGGACGACGACCGCATGACGCATCCGCGCGTCATCATCGAACTCGACGAAGCCGCCATTGCGACCGTCGTCGAGATTCACACTGTGCTGTGCGATGAGGAAGGACGGTTCGGCGCGCATCCCTACCTGACCAACACCGTGACGGATGTACGGCTGGGTCAGGGCGCCAACCTGACCCACATCAAGGTACAGACCGAAGGCACTGCCGCCTACCATATCGCCGACCTCCGGGTGGACATTGGCCGGGGCGCGGTTTTCACCGGACATGCCCACACCTTGGGCGGACAGCTCTCGCGGCAGGACATCCACGCCCGGTTCCTGGACGAAGGCGGTGAATGCCGGCTCTATGGTCTCCAGGCTCTGCGCGGACAACAGCTTGCCGATACCCACGTGACGGTGGACCACGCCGTTCCCAACAGCACCAGTGAAATCCTCTACAAGGGCATTTTTGATGAACAGGCCCACGGGGTCTTTGACGGGCGGGTCATCGTCGGCCACGGCGCTCAGCAGACAAACGCCGTCACCACCAACAAAAACCTTCTGCTGTCCGAAAAGGCACGGGTGGACACCAAACCCCAACTCGAAATCTTTGCCGACGATGTCAAGTGCGGCCATGGCGCGACGGTCGGCCAGCTTGACGAAGACGAAATTTTTTACCTTCGCAGCCGGGGCCTGACGCTGGCCGACGCCCGCCGTCTGCTGACGTTTGGCTTTGCCCGCGAGGTCAGCGAAAAACTTCCCGTCCCCTCCCTCAAGGTTCGGCTCGACGGCGCGCTGGCCAAGCGCGTCGAATCATCCCAGTCGGCTTCTGGAGATTGTGTGTTATGA
- a CDS encoding response regulator transcription factor, giving the protein MERLLVIDDDTELCELVVEYLTAEGFAVEVVHDGESGVRRATSEPYALIILDVMLPRLDGFETLKRIRAVSHVPTLMLTARGDDVDRIVGLEIGADDYLSKPFNPRELLARIRAILRRTKPELLAEKLVVGDVELDFGSRSLRKQGQTVAVTSVEFDLLAVLLQHAGQIVSRDDLSLRALGRSFHPLDRSVDMHISNLRKKLGPHVDGSERIKSVRGVGYLYAVCPPAETPASSA; this is encoded by the coding sequence ATGGAACGCCTGCTTGTCATTGACGATGACACCGAACTCTGTGAACTCGTGGTGGAGTACCTGACGGCTGAAGGGTTTGCCGTCGAAGTCGTTCACGATGGCGAGTCGGGAGTGAGGCGGGCGACGAGCGAACCGTATGCGCTCATCATTCTTGACGTGATGCTTCCCCGGCTGGATGGTTTCGAGACGCTCAAGCGGATTCGGGCCGTGTCGCACGTGCCAACCCTGATGCTGACGGCGCGCGGCGACGATGTGGACCGCATCGTGGGCCTCGAAATCGGTGCGGACGACTATCTCTCCAAACCTTTCAATCCCCGTGAACTGCTGGCGCGCATCCGGGCCATTCTGCGGCGGACCAAACCGGAGTTGCTGGCTGAAAAACTGGTTGTCGGGGATGTCGAGCTGGACTTCGGTTCGCGCAGCCTCCGAAAGCAGGGGCAGACCGTGGCCGTGACATCCGTTGAGTTCGACCTGCTGGCCGTTTTGCTGCAACACGCCGGCCAGATTGTCTCGCGCGATGATCTTTCGCTGCGGGCGCTGGGAAGGTCGTTTCATCCGCTCGACCGCAGCGTGGACATGCACATCAGCAACCTGCGCAAGAAACTCGGCCCGCACGTGGATGGCAGCGAGCGCATCAAGTCGGTGCGCGGCGTCGGGTATCTTTACGCCGTATGTCCACCGGCGGAAACACCGGCGTCCTCTGCGTAG
- a CDS encoding Rrf2 family transcriptional regulator, giving the protein MRITAQEEYGLRCLIQLARQPDGQGLTLKQIGEREGISTANAGKILWLLSNAGIVKSARGIKGGYMLARPADQITVSEVISVFEHADLEEHCKSFSGIQEVCVHNTDCGIRPVLQILNETVKQVLSRITLAQLVHHECEVSERLFQIQRPARSSAAMSV; this is encoded by the coding sequence ATGCGAATTACGGCGCAAGAAGAATATGGACTTCGCTGCCTCATCCAGCTTGCCCGCCAACCCGACGGACAGGGGCTGACCCTCAAACAGATTGGCGAGCGGGAAGGGATTTCCACGGCCAATGCCGGCAAGATTCTCTGGCTGCTCAGCAACGCCGGCATCGTGAAGTCAGCGCGTGGGATTAAGGGAGGCTACATGCTGGCCCGCCCGGCCGACCAGATCACGGTCAGCGAAGTCATCAGTGTTTTTGAGCATGCCGATCTGGAAGAACACTGCAAGAGTTTTTCAGGCATTCAGGAAGTCTGCGTCCACAACACGGACTGCGGCATCCGTCCGGTGCTCCAGATACTCAATGAGACCGTCAAGCAGGTTCTCAGCCGGATTACCCTCGCCCAGCTCGTCCACCACGAATGTGAAGTGAGTGAGCGGCTGTTTCAAATCCAGCGTCCGGCACGTTCTTCGGCGGCAATGTCCGTCTGA
- the sufC gene encoding Fe-S cluster assembly ATPase SufC, translated as MKEAPIILDINNLQAVIEDRPILRGVNLTVRAGEIHAIMGPNGSGKSTLSKVLAGHPDYTVTAGEVLYFGKNLLELEPDERAREGVFLAFQYPMEIPGVSNATFLRAAYNQLRKHHGEEELDPLEFDDLLQEKIKIVEMDRTFIERSVNEGFSGGEKKRNEILQMAILEPKLAVLDETDSGLDIDALRIVANGVNRLHTDDNAIILVTHYQRLLDYIQPDFVHVLLDGRIVKSGGKELALELEQRGYDWIREEVEAKAAGAGAGV; from the coding sequence GTGAAAGAAGCCCCAATCATACTTGACATCAACAACCTTCAGGCGGTCATCGAAGACCGCCCCATTCTGCGTGGGGTCAACCTCACGGTGCGGGCCGGCGAAATTCACGCCATCATGGGCCCCAACGGGTCAGGCAAAAGCACGCTGTCCAAGGTGCTGGCCGGGCATCCCGATTACACAGTCACGGCCGGCGAAGTCCTGTACTTCGGGAAAAACCTGCTTGAACTCGAACCCGATGAGCGCGCACGCGAGGGCGTTTTTCTGGCGTTTCAATACCCGATGGAAATCCCCGGCGTCAGCAACGCCACCTTTCTGCGCGCGGCCTACAACCAGCTCCGCAAGCACCATGGCGAAGAAGAACTCGACCCGCTGGAGTTCGACGATCTGCTTCAGGAAAAGATCAAAATCGTGGAGATGGACCGCACCTTCATTGAACGGTCTGTCAACGAGGGCTTTTCGGGCGGCGAGAAAAAGCGCAATGAAATCCTGCAGATGGCCATTCTGGAGCCAAAGCTGGCCGTGCTCGATGAAACCGATTCCGGGCTGGATATTGACGCGCTGCGCATCGTGGCCAACGGCGTCAACCGGCTCCATACCGACGACAACGCCATCATCCTTGTGACGCACTACCAGCGGCTGCTGGATTACATCCAGCCGGATTTCGTCCACGTCCTGCTCGACGGGCGCATCGTCAAATCCGGCGGCAAGGAACTGGCGCTGGAACTGGAGCAGCGCGGCTACGACTGGATTCGGGAAGAAGTCGAAGCCAAAGCCGCCGGGGCAGGAGCGGGGGTATGA
- the hemH gene encoding ferrochelatase — MNIRPFKRPQPVRLGVLLLNLGGPEKLADVEPFLRNLFSDPSIIRLPIPALQRPFGWLIARLRRGKSRRLYEKIGGGSPQRRITTEQAAALQDELARQGVQARVYVGMVCWHPLIESTFQQVLQDRITHLVVLPLFPHFSVTTTGAAAKKLIRCFDQHGGVREMRRSYVTRYETEPGYIAALTDLIAEEMRRFPDPRPEAIQLLFSAHSIPTKYVERGDPYLRHHEQTIAAVMTVLERRLGTRPPHRLSFQSKVGPVRWLEPSTEDTLRRLAGEGHEQILTVPISFVSEHIETLYELDIQYQALAQEVGIPHFRRVPALNCHRAFIRGLAGLVRARLAAGYPLQAAEQAAGG, encoded by the coding sequence ATGAACATTCGACCTTTCAAGCGTCCCCAACCTGTGCGCCTGGGTGTTTTGCTGCTCAACCTGGGCGGGCCGGAAAAGCTGGCCGATGTTGAGCCCTTTCTGCGGAATCTCTTTTCTGACCCTTCCATCATCCGTCTGCCCATTCCTGCGCTCCAGCGGCCGTTTGGCTGGTTGATTGCCCGGCTGCGCCGGGGCAAATCCCGACGGTTGTATGAGAAAATTGGCGGTGGCTCGCCACAGCGGCGTATCACCACTGAGCAGGCTGCGGCGTTGCAGGATGAACTGGCCCGCCAGGGGGTTCAGGCGCGCGTGTATGTCGGGATGGTGTGCTGGCATCCGTTGATTGAAAGCACGTTTCAGCAGGTGCTCCAGGACCGCATCACGCACCTCGTTGTGCTGCCCCTGTTTCCCCATTTTTCCGTGACCACCACGGGAGCGGCTGCCAAAAAGCTCATTCGCTGCTTTGACCAGCACGGTGGCGTCCGGGAGATGCGGCGCAGCTACGTGACACGTTATGAGACCGAGCCGGGCTACATTGCGGCGCTGACCGATCTCATCGCGGAAGAAATGCGCCGGTTTCCCGACCCGCGCCCGGAAGCGATTCAGTTGTTGTTCAGCGCGCACAGCATTCCGACCAAGTATGTTGAGCGGGGCGACCCCTACCTGCGGCACCACGAACAGACCATTGCTGCCGTCATGACGGTGCTTGAGCGGCGGCTTGGGACGCGGCCGCCACATCGGCTCTCCTTTCAGAGCAAGGTCGGCCCGGTACGGTGGCTGGAACCCTCCACGGAAGACACCCTGCGGCGGCTGGCCGGCGAAGGCCACGAACAGATATTGACCGTTCCCATCAGCTTTGTTTCCGAGCACATCGAAACGCTGTACGAACTCGACATCCAGTACCAGGCGCTGGCCCAGGAGGTCGGCATTCCCCATTTCCGCCGTGTTCCGGCACTCAACTGCCACCGGGCTTTCATCCGTGGTCTGGCCGGGTTGGTACGCGCCCGCCTGGCGGCTGGCTATCCGTTGCAGGCAGCGGAACAGGCTGCCGGGGGATAA